The following are from one region of the Halarcobacter sp. genome:
- the purB gene encoding adenylosuccinate lyase, translating into MVERYAREEMSSKWTQEARYAAWLEVEKAAVKAWNKIGLIPDEDCKKIVENATFSVERIEEIEAVTKHDLIAFNTSVSESLGEESRWFHYGMTSSDAVDTGVALQMRDSLKIIIEDVKMLMESIKKRAEEHKFTLMVGRSHGIHGEPITFGLTLAVWYDEVARHLKNLEETMEVISVGQISGAMGNFAHAPLELEEYAMAELGLKPEPCSNQVIHRDRYARLATALALLASSVEKFAVQVRHLQRTEVYEAEEYFAKGQKGSSAMPHKRNPILTENITGLARTIRAYAAPAMENVALWHERDISHSSNERFWLPDAFITTDFMLHRMNNVIANLTVMPENMMKNLNLTGGLVFSQRVLLELPKAGVSREDAYKIVQRNAMKVWEEIQQGKPTTNENGESLYLGHLLSDEDLRAKLSEEQIRECFNYDYYTKNVDAIFKRVFK; encoded by the coding sequence ATGGTTGAAAGATACGCCAGAGAAGAGATGAGCTCAAAGTGGACACAAGAAGCAAGATATGCAGCATGGCTTGAAGTTGAAAAAGCAGCTGTAAAAGCTTGGAATAAAATTGGACTTATCCCTGATGAAGATTGTAAAAAAATAGTTGAAAACGCTACTTTCTCAGTAGAAAGAATAGAAGAAATCGAAGCAGTTACAAAACATGACTTAATCGCATTTAACACAAGTGTTTCTGAATCACTTGGGGAAGAGTCAAGATGGTTCCATTATGGAATGACTTCTTCAGATGCAGTTGATACAGGTGTTGCTCTTCAAATGAGAGACTCTTTAAAAATCATAATTGAAGATGTTAAGATGTTAATGGAATCAATTAAAAAAAGAGCTGAAGAACATAAGTTTACACTTATGGTAGGAAGAAGCCACGGTATCCATGGTGAGCCTATTACATTTGGACTTACACTTGCTGTATGGTATGATGAGGTAGCACGTCATCTTAAAAACTTAGAAGAGACTATGGAAGTTATCTCTGTAGGTCAAATCTCTGGAGCTATGGGTAACTTTGCTCACGCACCACTTGAACTAGAAGAGTATGCGATGGCAGAATTAGGTCTTAAACCTGAGCCTTGTTCAAACCAAGTTATCCATAGAGACAGATATGCAAGACTTGCAACTGCTTTAGCACTTTTAGCTTCATCGGTTGAAAAGTTTGCTGTTCAAGTAAGACACTTACAAAGAACAGAAGTTTATGAAGCTGAGGAATATTTTGCAAAAGGACAAAAAGGTTCATCTGCAATGCCTCATAAAAGAAATCCAATTTTAACAGAAAATATCACTGGACTTGCAAGAACAATTAGAGCTTATGCAGCGCCAGCTATGGAAAACGTTGCATTATGGCACGAAAGAGATATTTCACACTCATCAAATGAAAGATTTTGGTTACCAGATGCATTTATTACAACTGATTTTATGTTACACAGAATGAACAATGTAATTGCAAACTTAACTGTTATGCCTGAAAATATGATGAAAAATTTAAACTTAACTGGTGGTTTAGTTTTCTCTCAGAGAGTTTTACTAGAATTACCAAAAGCAGGAGTAAGTAGAGAAGACGCTTATAAAATTGTTCAAAGAAATGCTATGAAAGTTTGGGAAGAGATCCAACAAGGTAAACCTACAACAAACGAAAATGGAGAATCTTTATACTTAGGACACTTATTATCTGATGAAGATTTAAGAGCTAAATTAAGTGAAGAACAAATTAGAGAGTGTTTTAACTACGATTATTATACAAAAAATGTGGATGCGATTTTTAAAAGAGTATTTAAATAA
- a CDS encoding ribonucleoside-diphosphate reductase subunit alpha has translation MALMIQKRNGRKEVLDITKIQKMTIEATQGLVGVSQSELELDAQIKFIDGMSSSDIQDALIKTAVEKIDIDVPNWTFVAARLFLFDLYHRVGKATHGIKGEPYCHLKDYLKYGKEAGRLIPNLGEGYDLDDLNNHIDPSRDLLFNYLGVKTLYDRYLIKNKNADPIELPQQMFMAIAMFLAQDEEDKQEKAKEFYDVVSKFEVMLATPTLSNARTNRHQLSSCYIGSSPDNIEGIFDGYKEMALLSKYGGGIGWDWNQIRALGGVIDDHKSAAGGVIPFLKITNDIAIAVDQLGTRKGAIATYIEPWHMDVEDFIVLKKNSGEERRRTHDLFPALWIPDLFMERVLEDGYWTLFDPYEVKDLSELHGEEFKKRYEEYEHDENTTKERMKAKDLWKKILTSYFESGSPFLCFKDNANRANPNSHVGHIRSSNLCTEIFQNTNPNYYKIKLEYVDGTIETYDETDIIEVDGGQKKKANKITALDSINGKRVFIVEKEKYDGDTAVCNLASINLGRVNTKEDIERVVPTAIRMLDNVIDLNFYPLRKVKATNLKSRSIGLGVMGESQMVAESKLVWGSNDHLKKIDSVMETISYNAIKSSSELATEKGVYPTFEGSNWSKGIMPHDHTPQAVNALVEKDLFDGGYDWDALREQVKKDGMRNGYLMAIAPTSSISILVGTTQAIEPVYKRKWFEENLSGLIPVVVPNLSPETWTYYTPAYEVDQLDIVRAAAVRQKWIDQGQSTNIFMSLDKASGRYLHEIYTLAWKLGLKSTYYLRSQSPEAVNDVEDRSMECAGCQ, from the coding sequence ATGGCACTAATGATTCAAAAAAGAAACGGAAGAAAAGAAGTTTTAGATATTACTAAAATTCAGAAAATGACTATTGAAGCAACTCAAGGTTTAGTTGGGGTATCTCAAAGTGAGCTTGAACTTGATGCACAAATTAAATTTATTGATGGAATGAGTTCTTCAGATATTCAAGATGCATTAATTAAAACAGCAGTTGAAAAAATTGATATAGATGTTCCAAATTGGACTTTTGTAGCAGCTAGATTATTTTTATTTGACCTTTATCATAGAGTTGGAAAAGCAACACATGGTATTAAAGGTGAGCCTTATTGCCATTTAAAAGATTATTTAAAATATGGAAAAGAAGCAGGAAGATTAATTCCTAACTTAGGTGAAGGTTACGACTTAGACGATTTAAATAACCATATTGATCCAAGTAGAGACTTACTATTTAATTATTTAGGTGTAAAAACACTATATGATAGATATTTAATCAAAAATAAAAATGCAGACCCAATTGAACTTCCACAACAAATGTTCATGGCTATTGCAATGTTTTTAGCTCAAGATGAAGAAGACAAACAAGAAAAAGCAAAAGAGTTTTATGATGTAGTTTCAAAATTTGAAGTTATGTTAGCAACTCCTACTTTATCAAATGCTAGAACAAACAGACACCAATTATCATCTTGTTATATTGGTTCATCTCCAGATAATATTGAAGGTATCTTTGATGGTTATAAAGAGATGGCACTATTATCTAAATATGGTGGTGGTATTGGTTGGGACTGGAACCAAATCAGAGCTTTAGGTGGAGTTATTGATGACCACAAAAGTGCTGCTGGTGGTGTAATTCCATTCTTAAAAATCACAAATGATATTGCTATTGCAGTTGACCAATTAGGTACAAGAAAAGGTGCAATTGCAACTTATATTGAGCCATGGCACATGGATGTTGAAGACTTTATTGTATTAAAGAAAAACTCAGGTGAAGAGAGAAGAAGAACACACGACTTATTCCCTGCACTTTGGATTCCAGATTTATTTATGGAAAGAGTTTTAGAAGATGGTTACTGGACTTTATTTGACCCTTATGAAGTAAAAGATTTATCTGAACTTCACGGAGAAGAGTTCAAAAAAAGATATGAAGAGTATGAGCACGATGAAAATACTACAAAAGAGAGAATGAAAGCAAAAGATTTATGGAAAAAAATTTTAACTTCATATTTTGAATCTGGTTCACCTTTCCTTTGTTTTAAAGATAATGCAAACAGAGCAAACCCTAACTCTCATGTTGGGCATATTAGAAGTTCAAACCTTTGTACAGAGATTTTCCAAAATACAAATCCTAACTACTACAAAATCAAGTTAGAGTATGTAGATGGTACAATTGAAACTTATGATGAAACAGATATCATCGAAGTTGATGGTGGACAAAAGAAAAAAGCAAATAAAATTACAGCTCTTGATTCAATAAATGGTAAAAGAGTATTTATTGTAGAAAAAGAGAAATACGATGGAGATACGGCAGTTTGTAACTTAGCATCAATTAACTTAGGAAGAGTAAACACTAAAGAGGATATTGAAAGAGTTGTACCAACTGCAATTAGAATGCTTGATAATGTTATCGACCTTAACTTCTATCCACTTAGAAAAGTAAAAGCAACTAACTTAAAATCAAGATCAATAGGTCTTGGTGTAATGGGTGAGTCTCAAATGGTTGCAGAAAGCAAACTTGTATGGGGAAGCAATGACCACCTTAAGAAGATTGATTCTGTTATGGAAACTATCTCTTATAATGCGATTAAATCTTCATCAGAGTTAGCTACTGAAAAAGGTGTTTACCCAACATTTGAAGGGTCTAATTGGTCAAAAGGGATTATGCCACATGACCATACACCACAAGCAGTTAATGCTTTAGTTGAAAAAGACTTATTTGATGGTGGATATGATTGGGATGCACTAAGAGAGCAAGTTAAAAAAGATGGTATGAGAAATGGTTACTTAATGGCTATTGCTCCAACATCATCTATTTCTATTCTTGTTGGAACTACACAAGCTATTGAGCCTGTATACAAAAGAAAATGGTTTGAGGAAAACTTATCAGGACTTATCCCTGTAGTTGTACCAAACTTATCTCCTGAAACATGGACTTATTATACTCCAGCTTATGAAGTTGACCAATTAGATATTGTAAGAGCTGCTGCTGTTAGACAAAAATGGATAGATCAAGGTCAAAGTACAAATATCTTTATGTCTTTAGATAAAGCAAGTGGTAGATACTTACACGAAATCTATACTCTAGCTTGGAAGCTAGGATTAAAATCTACATACTACCTAAGAAGTCAGTCTCCTGAAGCTGTAAATGATGTAGAAGATAGAAGTATGGAGTGTGCAGGTTGTCAATAA
- a CDS encoding ribonucleotide-diphosphate reductase subunit beta, which translates to MSRKTIYNPESRETLTERRIFGGNPDGMINFTRMKYQWALNLWDMMEANTWFPREVQMTGDAKDYKYLTKPEKRMYDLVLSQLIFMDSLQTNNLMDNINPYITVPEINACLSRQSYEEANHSKSYAVMVESISDNTDEIYDMWKNDEKLKEKNDYIAAVYKNLAGDITDEKIVLAMFANQILEGLYFYAGFAAIYALGKSGKMLGSSQMIRFIQRDEVTHLLLFQNMINSTRKERPDLFTPELEQTVRAMFRKAVDLEASWGAYVTQGQILGFTDAIIRQYIEYLADRRLEAVGYAPMYNVKHPIPWVDGYASFNDQRTNFFEGNVVNYSKGSIDFDDF; encoded by the coding sequence ATGTCAAGAAAAACGATATACAATCCAGAGTCAAGAGAGACTTTAACTGAAAGAAGAATATTTGGTGGAAATCCAGATGGTATGATCAACTTTACAAGAATGAAATACCAATGGGCTTTAAATCTTTGGGATATGATGGAAGCAAATACTTGGTTCCCAAGAGAAGTTCAAATGACAGGTGATGCAAAGGATTACAAATATCTAACAAAGCCTGAAAAAAGAATGTATGATTTAGTACTTTCTCAACTTATTTTTATGGACTCATTACAAACAAATAACCTAATGGATAATATCAATCCATATATTACAGTACCAGAGATAAATGCTTGTCTTTCAAGACAATCATATGAAGAAGCTAACCACTCAAAATCTTATGCAGTAATGGTTGAATCTATTTCTGACAATACAGATGAAATTTATGATATGTGGAAAAATGATGAGAAGCTAAAAGAAAAAAATGATTATATTGCAGCAGTTTATAAAAACTTAGCAGGTGATATCACAGATGAAAAAATCGTTTTAGCAATGTTTGCTAACCAAATCCTAGAAGGATTATACTTCTACGCAGGTTTCGCAGCTATCTATGCACTTGGTAAATCAGGAAAAATGTTAGGTTCATCACAAATGATTAGATTCATCCAAAGAGATGAAGTAACACACCTATTACTTTTCCAAAACATGATTAACTCAACAAGAAAAGAAAGACCTGACTTATTCACACCTGAGTTAGAGCAAACAGTAAGAGCAATGTTCAGAAAAGCAGTAGACCTAGAAGCATCATGGGGAGCATACGTAACTCAAGGACAAATCCTAGGGTTCACGGACGCAATTATAAGACAATATATCGAGTATCTAGCAGATAGAAGACTAGAAGCAGTTGGATACGCTCCAATGTACAATGTGAAGCACCCTATTCCTTGGGTTGATGGTTATGCTTCATTTAATGACCAAAGAACGAATTTCTTCGAAGGAAACGTAGTTAACTATAGTAAAGGTAGTATCGACTTCGACGACTTCTAA
- a CDS encoding putative metalloprotease CJM1_0395 family protein — protein sequence MEIGNNTSTFGYNVDYFSRATAQQQAVTDEQGVQQDSRGLEKNEASNESNNNEQEQTSNDPTQLTNEEKAYLSELRGIDSKVRAHEAAHQSGPAAVGGANFTYTKGPDGVMYAVAGEVPVSIETGSTPQESITNLQGVIATALAPADPSPQDLSIASRARVMMMQAQQELAQEIQEKVSESSGYTENAKEQYEQNSGTQDDEEEQTSISA from the coding sequence ATGGAAATAGGAAACAACACATCTACCTTCGGCTACAATGTCGACTATTTTTCAAGAGCAACTGCTCAACAACAAGCTGTAACGGACGAACAAGGGGTGCAGCAAGATTCAAGAGGTCTTGAAAAAAATGAAGCCTCTAATGAGTCTAATAACAATGAGCAAGAGCAAACAAGTAATGATCCTACCCAATTAACAAATGAAGAAAAAGCGTATTTATCTGAGCTTAGAGGAATAGATAGTAAAGTAAGAGCCCATGAAGCTGCTCACCAAAGTGGTCCTGCTGCTGTAGGTGGGGCTAATTTTACATATACTAAAGGACCAGATGGGGTTATGTATGCTGTAGCTGGTGAAGTTCCTGTTAGTATTGAAACAGGTTCAACTCCCCAAGAGAGTATTACAAATCTACAAGGGGTAATTGCTACAGCTTTAGCACCTGCGGATCCTAGTCCACAAGATTTATCTATAGCTTCAAGGGCTAGAGTGATGATGATGCAAGCTCAGCAAGAATTAGCCCAAGAGATACAAGAAAAAGTATCAGAAAGTAGTGGCTATACAGAAAATGCCAAAGAGCAATATGAACAAAATAGCGGCACTCAAGATGATGAGGAAGAGCAAACTTCTATAAGTGCATAG
- a CDS encoding diguanylate cyclase codes for MNKFVLVFILFCSTLFAQDNILINNETKIDNFNVLVYEDKNSKLTLDEITKIDNFKTVNNHISNGFTNSTYWYKFKIKNQSNEDIKRYIKMSENILDKVDLYLLTEDNKLIKHKKSGPGYFIDGQKNKLERAHLEFTIEKDESITIYIKTSSLYPMFNSFHIYDKTQLESFEYNYTTVYAFLIGSLLSLALYNLMIFFYTKDTTYLFYVLYSICLISWQTSMSGIFPFDIFFSKESYYLIGTAIPLLIVFLSLFTNSLLDIKQQSKKYYNIINAIAIFYFILALWSIFNFKPAITLMNATASLVLPFLLYIGFLSYKKGNRIAIFYLFAQGFFLSLATLFSLSSFGFLEYNHLSRHGIMVGSFLEMILFSLALAYKIKLLEEEKLIIIQKAKNSLELRVQERTKELEESKKKLEILANKDHLSDLYNRRPLFEISNKLISLAKRDNSDISVLLFDIDKFKVINDIYGHKAGDEVIKSFAKLLKRDRRSSDIVARVGGEEFVILQPATKKEDAYKVAQEIRKKVENLEVISDDKTIKFTVSCGVDSLIKEDTRLDELIARADKKLYEAKNTGRNKVIA; via the coding sequence GTGAATAAATTTGTATTAGTATTTATTTTATTTTGTTCAACACTATTTGCACAGGATAATATACTAATAAACAATGAAACAAAAATTGATAATTTTAATGTTTTAGTATATGAAGATAAGAACTCAAAACTAACATTAGATGAGATAACAAAAATAGACAATTTTAAAACTGTAAATAACCATATTAGCAATGGATTTACAAACTCTACTTATTGGTATAAATTTAAAATAAAAAACCAAAGCAATGAAGATATTAAAAGATATATTAAAATGTCTGAAAATATCTTAGATAAAGTAGATTTATACTTGTTAACAGAAGATAATAAACTAATAAAACACAAAAAAAGTGGACCTGGATACTTTATTGATGGACAAAAAAACAAACTTGAAAGAGCTCATTTAGAATTCACTATAGAAAAAGATGAAAGTATAACTATTTATATAAAAACTAGCTCTTTATATCCTATGTTTAACTCTTTTCATATATATGATAAAACCCAATTAGAAAGTTTTGAATACAACTATACAACAGTATATGCATTTTTGATAGGTTCTTTACTCTCTCTTGCTTTATATAATCTAATGATTTTCTTTTATACAAAAGATACAACATATCTATTTTACGTTTTATACTCTATATGTTTAATATCATGGCAAACATCTATGAGTGGAATTTTTCCTTTTGATATATTTTTTAGCAAAGAATCTTACTATCTAATAGGAACGGCTATCCCACTTTTAATAGTTTTTTTAAGTCTTTTTACAAATTCCCTTTTAGATATAAAACAGCAGTCAAAAAAATATTATAATATCATAAATGCAATTGCAATTTTTTATTTTATTTTAGCTCTTTGGAGTATATTTAATTTTAAACCAGCAATTACACTTATGAATGCAACAGCATCACTTGTTTTACCTTTTCTTTTATATATTGGATTTCTAAGCTATAAAAAGGGAAATAGAATAGCTATATTCTACCTATTTGCCCAAGGATTTTTCTTATCCCTTGCAACACTATTTTCCCTTTCTTCTTTTGGATTTTTAGAATATAACCATTTATCAAGACATGGAATAATGGTAGGTTCTTTTTTAGAGATGATTCTTTTTTCACTTGCTTTAGCATATAAAATAAAACTATTAGAAGAGGAAAAACTTATAATTATACAAAAAGCTAAAAACAGTTTAGAACTAAGGGTTCAGGAAAGAACAAAAGAGCTTGAAGAATCAAAGAAAAAACTTGAAATACTAGCAAATAAAGATCACCTATCAGATTTATATAATAGAAGACCTCTATTTGAAATAAGTAATAAACTAATAAGTCTTGCAAAAAGAGACAATAGTGATATTAGTGTTTTACTTTTTGATATAGATAAGTTTAAAGTTATAAATGATATTTATGGACATAAAGCAGGAGATGAAGTTATCAAAAGCTTTGCAAAACTTCTTAAAAGAGATAGAAGATCTTCAGATATTGTTGCAAGAGTTGGAGGGGAAGAGTTTGTTATCTTACAACCAGCTACAAAAAAAGAAGATGCCTACAAAGTAGCCCAAGAGATTAGAAAAAAAGTAGAAAATTTAGAAGTTATAAGTGATGACAAAACAATAAAATTTACAGTTTCTTGTGGTGTTGATTCTTTAATAAAAGAGGATACTAGACTAGATGAATTAATAGCAAGGGCTGATAAAAAACTATACGAAGCTAAAAATACAGGAAGAAATAAAGTTATAGCATAA
- a CDS encoding S24 family peptidase: MENINLEYTDIFDDNKVKKLSFSKHLITKEFKEESLFALLVDGESMQPVINDRAVIVADISQKELVKDAIYIVYHENKMWVKKYNINSNTFISINPDFSHLVYKKENTHIVGRVLLTFTNL; encoded by the coding sequence ATGGAAAATATAAATTTAGAATATACAGATATATTTGATGATAACAAAGTAAAAAAATTAAGCTTCTCAAAGCATTTAATTACTAAAGAGTTTAAAGAGGAGTCTCTTTTTGCTCTTCTTGTAGATGGAGAATCTATGCAACCTGTTATAAATGACAGGGCAGTTATAGTTGCAGACATTTCCCAAAAAGAGTTAGTAAAAGATGCCATTTATATAGTTTATCATGAAAATAAAATGTGGGTAAAAAAGTATAATATAAACTCAAATACTTTTATCTCCATAAACCCAGATTTTTCACATCTAGTTTATAAAAAAGAAAATACCCATATAGTAGGTAGAGTTTTACTCACCTTTACAAATTTGTAA
- a CDS encoding OmpA family protein, with protein sequence MSSEKKVIFLLLLLLTLIVSCVYIHAPKLVKDSEADVSFEPTQLEVEPIINSSTDKIIEENNKIQKEDNNLYNKTEQEPKVFEVEANIEEKAENDFVQESVDVVKEVVEPLLTTASKYIRENDEKNIEDLSIATQKLQIEINDYVKQNPVIFKRAGYKTTKKSDKTIKRIAQFLEDNPNIKMEIAGHTDAAGEAKVNQEISFARAVTVKNRLIFFGVDKDRLIARGYGEDIPLVPNSPNGYSKENRRVEFNIVEE encoded by the coding sequence ATGAGTTCAGAAAAAAAAGTGATTTTTTTATTATTATTGTTGCTTACTCTAATTGTTTCGTGTGTATATATACATGCGCCAAAATTAGTAAAAGATAGTGAAGCCGATGTTTCTTTTGAACCAACACAATTAGAAGTTGAACCCATAATTAACTCCTCAACCGATAAAATTATTGAAGAAAATAATAAAATTCAAAAAGAAGATAATAATTTATATAATAAAACTGAACAAGAACCAAAAGTGTTTGAAGTTGAAGCTAATATTGAAGAAAAAGCTGAAAATGATTTTGTTCAAGAATCTGTAGATGTTGTTAAGGAAGTTGTTGAACCCCTTTTAACTACGGCATCAAAATATATTAGAGAAAATGATGAGAAAAATATAGAAGACTTATCTATTGCTACACAAAAACTTCAAATTGAGATTAATGATTATGTAAAACAAAATCCAGTTATTTTTAAAAGAGCAGGATATAAAACAACTAAAAAAAGTGATAAAACAATCAAAAGGATTGCTCAATTTTTAGAGGATAATCCAAATATTAAAATGGAGATTGCAGGTCATACAGATGCTGCAGGTGAAGCAAAAGTGAACCAAGAGATATCTTTTGCAAGAGCTGTAACTGTTAAAAATAGATTAATATTTTTTGGTGTAGATAAAGATAGATTGATTGCAAGAGGTTATGGTGAAGATATCCCTTTAGTACCAAATAGTCCAAATGGGTATTCAAAAGAGAATAGAAGAGTAGAATTCAATATAGTTGAGGAATAA
- a CDS encoding low molecular weight protein-tyrosine-phosphatase, protein MKVNSILFVCLGNICRSPLAEGIAKEYIKQKNLNIKIESAGTGSWHIGEAPCENSIKVAKQNGIDISNQKARQVNKNDFEEFDLIVGLDDSNISNLKNLGCKSPLKLGDFGFEGEDVPDPYFFNGFEGFDKVYNMIETCVKTLINSKTK, encoded by the coding sequence ATGAAAGTAAACTCAATACTGTTTGTTTGTCTTGGAAATATATGTCGCTCTCCCCTTGCAGAAGGTATAGCAAAAGAGTATATAAAACAAAAAAATTTAAATATTAAAATTGAAAGTGCAGGAACAGGAAGTTGGCATATAGGAGAAGCTCCCTGTGAGAATTCCATAAAAGTTGCAAAACAAAATGGAATTGATATCTCAAATCAAAAGGCTAGACAAGTAAATAAAAATGATTTTGAAGAATTTGACTTAATTGTTGGTCTTGATGATAGCAATATTTCAAATTTAAAAAATTTAGGTTGTAAAAGCCCTTTAAAACTTGGAGATTTTGGTTTTGAGGGAGAGGATGTTCCAGATCCTTACTTTTTCAATGGATTTGAAGGGTTTGATAAAGTTTACAATATGATTGAAACTTGTGTCAAAACCCTAATAAATAGCAAGACTAAATAA
- a CDS encoding carbon-nitrogen hydrolase family protein, with protein sequence MKLIALQTKTTDDFKTNYKHLKELIQSCDDNSFILAPELCLTGFCYDRMDEADEFTQKVKKKIKKLSENKTIAITFLQKEDIDYYNTLYIFHKGKVIHRQSKHKLFPLGDEHEYFIPGKEENIKIIDIDGFKVASLICFEIRFPQLWLKVLGADLILNPSMWGLKRKNHFESMSKALAIANQCYVLTANSANEDMAKGSGIITPWGEEIRDDKKELISHTLEKEEIKKVRKYIDIGLKKK encoded by the coding sequence ATGAAATTAATAGCGTTACAAACTAAAACAACAGATGATTTTAAAACAAATTACAAACATTTAAAAGAGTTAATTCAATCATGTGATGACAACTCATTTATACTTGCTCCTGAACTTTGTCTAACAGGGTTTTGTTATGATAGAATGGACGAAGCAGACGAGTTTACACAAAAAGTAAAAAAGAAAATAAAAAAACTTTCAGAGAATAAAACTATTGCAATAACTTTTCTTCAAAAAGAGGATATAGATTACTATAACACTTTATATATTTTCCATAAAGGTAAAGTTATACATAGACAATCAAAACATAAACTTTTCCCTCTAGGAGATGAACATGAATATTTTATTCCAGGGAAAGAAGAAAATATCAAAATTATTGATATTGATGGATTTAAAGTAGCCTCTCTAATCTGTTTTGAGATTAGATTTCCCCAATTATGGTTAAAAGTTTTAGGAGCTGATCTTATTTTAAACCCTTCTATGTGGGGTCTAAAAAGAAAAAATCATTTTGAGTCTATGTCAAAAGCTTTAGCAATAGCAAACCAATGTTATGTTTTAACTGCAAATAGTGCAAATGAGGATATGGCAAAAGGAAGTGGAATAATAACTCCTTGGGGCGAAGAGATAAGAGATGATAAAAAAGAGCTTATTTCTCACACCTTAGAAAAAGAAGAGATAAAAAAAGTTAGAAAATATATTGATATTGGATTAAAGAAAAAATGA
- a CDS encoding methylated-DNA--[protein]-cysteine S-methyltransferase: protein MRSYKSDKKNILATTVIKTPLGDMFAVSTQKGICMLNYYNQNEETIQKDLNKMKKFFNADVIPAHNKFFECLQKELDEYFEGKRKEFTVPLQLVGTTFQQSVWKILQLIPYGETVSYLEEAQLLKNPKAVRAVANANGRNPISIIIPCHRVIASGGKIGGYTSGVDKKIKLLKLENSYDYDIIP, encoded by the coding sequence ATGAGAAGTTACAAATCAGATAAAAAAAACATCTTAGCTACTACAGTTATTAAAACACCTTTAGGGGATATGTTTGCCGTATCAACCCAAAAAGGTATTTGTATGTTAAATTATTATAATCAAAATGAAGAAACCATACAAAAAGACTTAAATAAAATGAAAAAATTTTTTAATGCAGACGTAATACCTGCACATAATAAATTTTTTGAATGTCTACAAAAAGAGTTAGATGAATATTTTGAAGGTAAAAGAAAAGAGTTTACTGTACCCCTACAACTTGTTGGAACAACTTTTCAACAAAGTGTTTGGAAGATACTTCAATTAATTCCTTATGGAGAAACTGTTTCATATCTTGAAGAAGCACAACTTTTAAAAAATCCAAAAGCAGTAAGAGCAGTAGCAAATGCAAATGGTAGAAATCCAATTTCTATAATTATCCCTTGCCATAGAGTTATTGCAAGTGGTGGTAAAATAGGAGGATATACCTCAGGTGTGGATAAAAAAATCAAACTTTTAAAACTAGAAAATAGTTATGATTATGATATAATTCCATAA
- a CDS encoding LysE family translocator — translation MIELTNLYMFILASFLLCLAPGPDNIYVLTQGMTKSKKAAIVTTLGLCTGLIIHTSAAAFGISVIFKTSEIAFNLVKYVGAAYLLYIAYQAFKHRNEPLDLSVQNSKTELKKLYLKGFFMNVLNPKVSIFFLAFLPQFVSTQNGNVPLQMIILGLIFMLLTIIVFSVVGIAGNILSSKLTKNPNIVKYMNILTSFVLGSLAIKLAISSR, via the coding sequence ATGATTGAATTAACAAACTTGTATATGTTTATTTTGGCTTCATTTCTTTTATGTTTGGCTCCGGGACCTGATAATATTTATGTTCTAACCCAAGGTATGACAAAAAGTAAAAAAGCAGCTATAGTTACTACTCTTGGACTTTGTACTGGACTTATTATTCATACAAGTGCCGCAGCCTTTGGTATCTCTGTTATTTTTAAAACTTCAGAGATTGCTTTTAATCTTGTTAAATATGTTGGTGCAGCATATCTTCTTTATATTGCATATCAAGCATTTAAACATAGAAATGAACCCCTTGATCTAAGTGTACAAAATAGTAAAACAGAATTAAAAAAATTGTATCTAAAAGGTTTTTTTATGAATGTTTTAAATCCGAAAGTTTCTATATTTTTCTTGGCTTTCCTCCCACAATTTGTAAGTACACAAAATGGTAATGTTCCTTTGCAAATGATTATTTTAGGTTTAATATTTATGCTTTTAACAATAATAGTTTTTTCAGTAGTTGGTATTGCAGGTAATATATTAAGTTCAAAGCTTACAAAAAATCCAAATATAGTTAAATATATGAATATATTAACCTCATTTGTATTAGGAAGTTTAGCTATAAAACTTGCAATATCA